From a region of the Oryzias melastigma strain HK-1 linkage group LG4, ASM292280v2, whole genome shotgun sequence genome:
- the mpl gene encoding thrombopoietin receptor isoform X2: MSVQSTAKGSFLHICSFSDVQIFVKMDIKVVELASNTVSYHRTLSVEDNYLPDPPFNLTLQPNGPGQLEVSWLAKTKCKIFNHMTYKIRYSTGTNKERTVETDKQSLELSLTQGEEVEVQVSAKCGFNKDAGHWSSWTQPVHATVPQRADDISLTCSTFDLKNVTCHWNGFMASEERENKLFYKMEIKESPDWTPWSECGRSGNITYICHLHGNESKEVMIMLISTSAASRKTFFTKAFKLKNSIKTFPPSRLRGTPKKQELCLDWEAPPLLLETHLQYEVDINIKGGERWKMIKESETHTCMKVPAGSHFTVKIRAKPAGPIYSGNWSDWSEEFTGEMTPDMDAFLVGFLLITPLIIGVVFIPILFIYRSKLKHYFWPPVPNLEKVLQGFLTEVSGQKLHPPPTAKQCFEETTSSVVEILSESDIPQPGKLLDESSKLLLSTESFPTEVQVIGSPGTEVFLDYVTLKKELPPLCLGVNFYLYDPEKGSPDTPQSCVCFFPDGSSYVSLCAENDFLNDSYLPMVEPQDSTEDGQFPGNSYTNVFYT; this comes from the exons ATGTCAGTCCAGAGCACAGCAAAAGGATCGTTCCTGCACATATGTTCATTTTCAGACGTccaaatttttgtgaaaatggaCATCAAAGTGGTGGAACTTGCCAGTAACACTGTTTCCTACCATCGGACTCTCTCTGTGGAGGACAACT atcTTCCAGATCCACCATTTAATCTGACTTTGCAACCAAACGGGCCAGGTCAACTGGAGGTCTCATGGCTGgccaaaacaaaatgtaaaatattcaatCATATGACCTATAAAATCCGATACTCCACTGGAACCAATAAAGAAAGAACAGTAGAg ACTGATAAGCAGAGCCTGGAGCTCTCCCTGACTCAAGGCGAGGAGGTTGAGGTTCAGGTTTCTGCCAAATGTGGCTTCAATAAAGATGCAGGACACTGGAGCAGCTGGACACAACCTGTGCACGCCACAGTTCCCCAAAGAGCAG atgacatcTCCCTAACATGCAGCACATTTGATCTGAAAAATGTCACCTGTCATTGGAATGGCTTCATGGCTTCTGAAGAACGGGAAAACAAGCTGTTCTACAAGATGGAGATTAA AGAATCTCCAGACTGGACCCCCTGGTCTGAGTGCGGTAGGAGTGGGAACATCACTTACATCTGTCATCTTCATGGAAATGAGTCTAAAGAAGTTATGATCATGCTTATCAGCACTTCAGCTGCatccagaaaaacatttttcactaaagcATTCAAGCTCAAAAACTCTA TCAAAACATTTCCACCGAGCCGTTTGAGAGGAACGCCGAAGAAACAAGAGCTGTGTTTGGACTGGGAAGCCCCTCCTCTTTTATTGGAGACCCATCTGCAGTATGAAGTTGATATTAACATCAAAGGAGGTGAAAGATGGAAG ATGATAAAAGAAAGTGAGACTCACACATGCATGAAAGTTCCAGCCGGGAGTCATTTCACGGTAAAGATCAGAGCTAAACCTGCTGGGCCCATATACTCTGGAAACTGGAGCGACTGGTCAGAAGAATTCACCGGCGAGATGACACCAGACATGG acGCTTTCCTTGTTGGATTTCTCCTTATTACTCCATTGATCATAGGAGTCGTCTTCATCCCAATCCTCTTCATTTATCGCAG taaactcaAGCACTATTTTTGGCCCCCCGTACCCAACCTGGAAAAAGTTCTCCAAGGCTTTCTGACAGAAGTCAGCGGGCAGAAACTG CACCCTCCTCCCACAGCAAAGCAGTGCTTTGAAGAAACCACTTCCTCAGTGGTAGAGATCCTCTCTGAAAGTGATATCCCACAACCCGGGAAGCTGTTGGACGAATCTTCCAAACTGCTGTTGTCTACTGAAAGCTTTCCCACTGAAGTGCAGGTCATTGGGAGTCCCGGGACAGAAGTGTTCCTTGATTACGTGACCCTTAAAAAAGAGCTGCCCCCTCTTTGCCTTGGCGTAAACTTTTACCTTTACGATCCGGAGAAAGGAAGTCCAGACACGCCCCAAAGCTGTGTCTGCTTCTTCCCCGATGGCTCATCGTACGTCAGCCTGTGTGCAGAAAACGACTTTCTGAATGATTCCTACTTGCCGATGGTTGAGCCTCAGGACAGCACGGAGGACGGACAGTTTCCAGGCAACAGTTACACAAATGTGTTCTACACTTAA
- the mpl gene encoding thrombopoietin receptor isoform X1, with the protein MHNSSDKPKPVLCFLNCWGAPDHVTMSLLCRWMVSVALCLHCTSGLVNNVSKEDILLLKDLQNPKCFTRTLKDFTCFFETFDNKTYDLIYDYDSNPSKCAMSVQSTAKGSFLHICSFSDVQIFVKMDIKVVELASNTVSYHRTLSVEDNYLPDPPFNLTLQPNGPGQLEVSWLAKTKCKIFNHMTYKIRYSTGTNKERTVETDKQSLELSLTQGEEVEVQVSAKCGFNKDAGHWSSWTQPVHATVPQRADDISLTCSTFDLKNVTCHWNGFMASEERENKLFYKMEIKESPDWTPWSECGRSGNITYICHLHGNESKEVMIMLISTSAASRKTFFTKAFKLKNSIKTFPPSRLRGTPKKQELCLDWEAPPLLLETHLQYEVDINIKGGERWKMIKESETHTCMKVPAGSHFTVKIRAKPAGPIYSGNWSDWSEEFTGEMTPDMDAFLVGFLLITPLIIGVVFIPILFIYRSKLKHYFWPPVPNLEKVLQGFLTEVSGQKLHPPPTAKQCFEETTSSVVEILSESDIPQPGKLLDESSKLLLSTESFPTEVQVIGSPGTEVFLDYVTLKKELPPLCLGVNFYLYDPEKGSPDTPQSCVCFFPDGSSYVSLCAENDFLNDSYLPMVEPQDSTEDGQFPGNSYTNVFYT; encoded by the exons ATGCATAACAGCAGTGATAAACCCAAGCCTGTGTTGTGCTTTCTTAACTGCTGGGGTGCTCCTGATCATGTCACCATGAGTTTGCTGTGCAGGTGGATGGTGTCTGTTGCTTTGTGCCTGCATTGTACCAGTGGACTAGTCAATAATGTGTCAAAGGAAG ATATTTTGCTTCTGAAGGATCTGCAGAATCCAAAGTGTTTCACTCGGACACTTAAAGACTTCACCTGCTTCTTTGAGACATTTGACAACAAAACCTATGATTTGATCTACGACTATGATAG CAATCCCTCAAAATGTGCAATGTCAGTCCAGAGCACAGCAAAAGGATCGTTCCTGCACATATGTTCATTTTCAGACGTccaaatttttgtgaaaatggaCATCAAAGTGGTGGAACTTGCCAGTAACACTGTTTCCTACCATCGGACTCTCTCTGTGGAGGACAACT atcTTCCAGATCCACCATTTAATCTGACTTTGCAACCAAACGGGCCAGGTCAACTGGAGGTCTCATGGCTGgccaaaacaaaatgtaaaatattcaatCATATGACCTATAAAATCCGATACTCCACTGGAACCAATAAAGAAAGAACAGTAGAg ACTGATAAGCAGAGCCTGGAGCTCTCCCTGACTCAAGGCGAGGAGGTTGAGGTTCAGGTTTCTGCCAAATGTGGCTTCAATAAAGATGCAGGACACTGGAGCAGCTGGACACAACCTGTGCACGCCACAGTTCCCCAAAGAGCAG atgacatcTCCCTAACATGCAGCACATTTGATCTGAAAAATGTCACCTGTCATTGGAATGGCTTCATGGCTTCTGAAGAACGGGAAAACAAGCTGTTCTACAAGATGGAGATTAA AGAATCTCCAGACTGGACCCCCTGGTCTGAGTGCGGTAGGAGTGGGAACATCACTTACATCTGTCATCTTCATGGAAATGAGTCTAAAGAAGTTATGATCATGCTTATCAGCACTTCAGCTGCatccagaaaaacatttttcactaaagcATTCAAGCTCAAAAACTCTA TCAAAACATTTCCACCGAGCCGTTTGAGAGGAACGCCGAAGAAACAAGAGCTGTGTTTGGACTGGGAAGCCCCTCCTCTTTTATTGGAGACCCATCTGCAGTATGAAGTTGATATTAACATCAAAGGAGGTGAAAGATGGAAG ATGATAAAAGAAAGTGAGACTCACACATGCATGAAAGTTCCAGCCGGGAGTCATTTCACGGTAAAGATCAGAGCTAAACCTGCTGGGCCCATATACTCTGGAAACTGGAGCGACTGGTCAGAAGAATTCACCGGCGAGATGACACCAGACATGG acGCTTTCCTTGTTGGATTTCTCCTTATTACTCCATTGATCATAGGAGTCGTCTTCATCCCAATCCTCTTCATTTATCGCAG taaactcaAGCACTATTTTTGGCCCCCCGTACCCAACCTGGAAAAAGTTCTCCAAGGCTTTCTGACAGAAGTCAGCGGGCAGAAACTG CACCCTCCTCCCACAGCAAAGCAGTGCTTTGAAGAAACCACTTCCTCAGTGGTAGAGATCCTCTCTGAAAGTGATATCCCACAACCCGGGAAGCTGTTGGACGAATCTTCCAAACTGCTGTTGTCTACTGAAAGCTTTCCCACTGAAGTGCAGGTCATTGGGAGTCCCGGGACAGAAGTGTTCCTTGATTACGTGACCCTTAAAAAAGAGCTGCCCCCTCTTTGCCTTGGCGTAAACTTTTACCTTTACGATCCGGAGAAAGGAAGTCCAGACACGCCCCAAAGCTGTGTCTGCTTCTTCCCCGATGGCTCATCGTACGTCAGCCTGTGTGCAGAAAACGACTTTCTGAATGATTCCTACTTGCCGATGGTTGAGCCTCAGGACAGCACGGAGGACGGACAGTTTCCAGGCAACAGTTACACAAATGTGTTCTACACTTAA